TAGTTACACCAGCGAAAAAATATACCGAAAAGAATATATAAATTAATGGCGAAAACAAAAATTTTTTATAAATGCACAAATTGCGAGTACATAAGTCCAAGATGGATTGGTCAATGCCCAAACTGTCAAGAATGGAATAGCTTTGTAGAAAAAATAGAAAACAATATAGAAAATAACTTTTTAAGTAAAAAAACCAATATAGATCAAAGTAAAATAAACTTAAAAAAATTGTTTGAAATAAAAACAGAAACACAAGATAGAATGATTTCAGGCTATCTCGAATGGGATAGAGTTATGGGGGGTGGGATTTTACCGGGATCTTTTATAATTTTAACCGGAGATCCAGGCATCGGAAAATCAACATTGTTACTACAAATAGCGAACAAAATATCTAAAAACAAAAAAGTAATTTATTTTTCTTCTGAAGAATCATTG
Above is a genomic segment from Candidatus Dependentiae bacterium containing:
- a CDS encoding DNA repair protein RadA, producing MAKTKIFYKCTNCEYISPRWIGQCPNCQEWNSFVEKIENNIENNFLSKKTNIDQSKINLKKLFEIKTETQDRMISGYLEWDRVMGGGILPGSFIILTGDPGIGKSTLLLQIANKISKNKKVIYFSSEESL